From Anopheles darlingi chromosome 2, idAnoDarlMG_H_01, whole genome shotgun sequence, the proteins below share one genomic window:
- the LOC125958297 gene encoding ribosomal RNA processing protein 1 homolog, whose amino-acid sequence MVIKEQNTPATVEETNSAMDDTFGCGDTGETPAKTHIISQEIKFARALAGNDAKLRRKVLKNLETWLTTRSQSTFVFSDADFLRLWKGLFYCMWMSDKPLVQEELAESLGALVRCFQHDVPVALQFFKAFIVTMGIEWFGIDRWRTDKFMMLVRRVTRQMLFLLHETNWQTEHVALFVKVIEATILDSEVSPFGLLNHFNDLLLEEVAKVSDGDVPKGVVTQLLEPYVRFLMQCSDKTVGSATTTNIFHALFRQSELGQAFEEKFELWKQTGFIHGHIDKVQFDVQYEYENEDGEEDDGEEASEEKEDDGDDDNDDEGDESSSKKQKVYDPRAGRVSVTIPEIEFDCEEIISLFEKYRYKSFCTTIGKKSATLLVKQFKKFADGIYPLGIQRMPSINPRNYRVDIDEQVEDLEEFRRELYGDQKAINWKERKREVRLQKKLAREQQRKAGGGADGTDGTETEQERGDSETSAEPSTAIVKKKKSKKRKLNPTELKKQQKMELLKRKKEEKMKLLKERLQAKKNTTNETVARKVENHSGHAVDEKIAKISSKKKLDMSSESLAKSPTEIQPSSTAGQAVKQVNSGKKTGSKNGNKQPFQTVDEWSQPPKDGEEEYFIPSRKLKKASKLNTSPVVSSTSTSFGTPIVDAGERKKGSLKRTPPTAQQGSGSTQDDIDPVTPARKRVKIALNKNVAQELAEHVKQVKSSPQMPFDSAKKPSKSLLKPNLIPSPVNPFYKKKIGLK is encoded by the exons ATGGTGATTAAAGAACAAAATACTCCCGCTACGGTGGAGGAAACGAACTCCGCCATGGACGACACATTCGGCTGCGGGGACACGGGCGAGACACCGGCCAAAACACACATCATCTCGCAGGAAATCAAGTTCGCCCGTGCACTGGCCGGTAACGATGCGAAGTTACGGCGGAAGGTGCTGAAGAATCTGGAAACATGGCTTACTACCCGCAGCCAAAGTACCTTCG TATTCAGCGATGCCGACTTTCTGCGCCTCTGGAAGGGTCTGTTTTACTGCATGTGGATGTCGGATAAACCGCTGGTGCAGGAAGAGCTGGCCGAATCGCTTGGTGCGCTGGTGCGCTGCTTTCAACACGACGTTCCGGTGGCGTTACAGTTTTTCAAAGCCTTCATCGTGACCATGGGCATCGAATGGTTCGGTATCGATCGCTGGCGTACGGACAAATTCATGATG CTTGTACGTCGTGTGACACGCCAGATGCTCTTTTTGCTGCACGAAACCAACTGGCAAACGGAACACGTCGCACTGTTCGTGAAAGTGATCGAGGCCACAATACTGGACAGTGAGGTATCACCGTTCGGTCTCTTGAATCATTTCAACGATTTGCTGCTGGAAGAGGTGGCCAAAGTGAGCGACGGTGACGTTCCCAAGGGTGTCGTTACTCAGCTGCTGGAACCATACGTTCGCTTTCTGATGCAGTGCTCGGACAAAACGGTCGGATCGGCGACCACGACCAACATCTTCCACGCTCTGTTCCGACAGTCCGAGCTGGGACAAGCGTTCGAGGAAAAATTTGAACTGTGGAAGCAAACCGGATTCATTCATGGACACATCGACAAGGTACAGTTTGATGTGCAGTATGAGTACGAGAACGAAGAcggcgaagaagatgatgggGAAGAGGCGAGCGAAGAAAAGGAggatgacggcgatgatgataatgatgatgaaggagaTGAATCTTCGTCGAAAAAGCAGAAGGTTTACGATCCACGTGCAGGACGAGTGAGTGTGACCATACCGGAGATTGAGTTTGATTGCGAGGAAATCATTTCGCTGTTCGAAAAGTATCGCTACAAATCCTTTTGTACGACTATCGGCAAGAAGAGTGCCACACTGTTGGTGAAACAGTTTAAAAAGTTTGCGGACGGCATTTACCCGCTCGGTATTCAGCGTATGCCGAGCATTAATCCTCGCAACTATCGCGTGGACATTGACGAGCAGGTGGAAGATTTAGAAGAGTTCCGTCGGGAACTGTACGGTGACCAGAAGGCCATTAactggaaagagagaaaacgcGAGGTACGGTTACAGAAAAAGTTGGCTCGCGAACAGCAACGGAAggctggtggcggtgcagaCGGAACCGATGGAACTGAGACAGAACAGGAGCGTGGCGACTCGGAAACCTCGGCCGAACCGAGTACCGCGattgtgaagaagaaaaagtccAAGAAAAGGAAGCTCAATCCGACGGAGCTaaagaaacagcaaaaaatggaGCTGCTGAAAcgcaaaaaagaggaaaagatgaAACTGCTCAAGGAACGGTTacaagcaaagaaaaacaccaCAAACGAAACTGTGGCTCGCAAGGTGGAAAACCATAGTGGCCATGCCGTGGATGAGAAAATAGCGAAGATATCCTCTAAAAAGAAACTTGATATGTCCTCCGAATCACTCGCCAAATCACCAACCGAGATTCAGCCATCATCTACCGCAGGGCAAGCTGTAAAACAAGTCAATAGTGGCAAGAAAACCGGCAGCAAAAATGGTAACAAACAACCCTTTCAAACCGTCGATGAGTGGTCACAACCACCGAAAGATGGCGAGGAAGAGTACTTCATTCCATCGCGTAAACTGAAGAAAGCCTCAAAATTGAACACATCGCCAGTAGTATCTTCAACTTCCACAAGTTTTGGCACTCCgattgttgatgctggtgaacGGAAGAAGGGTTCTCTTAAACGAACACCCCCCACCGCACAGCAGGGCAGCGGTTCCACTCAGGATGATATCGATCCGGTGACGCCGGCTCGGAAGCGCGTTAAGATTGCACTGAACAAGAATGTCGCGCAGGAACTGGCGGAACACGTAAAACAAGTCAAAAGTTCACCGCAAATGCCATTCGATTCAGCGAAGAAACCATCAAAAAGTCTGCTGAAGCCGAACCTCATACCAAGCCCCGTGAATCCATTCTACAAGAAGAAAATTGGCCTCAAGTGA
- the LOC125958202 gene encoding probable ATP-dependent RNA helicase kurz has product MGKRRFNEKGRRQVETIIDNTETKKIKLDFAPASDEYGGADDANALVLPSKKRATKVKKDTTVVTRILSKKQRKRLEKIVDQKKKKENRSSLIASLVQVQATKEELTGFRKLSEIQTKGLKQHFKEQKYGVTVVEKVRGSRTAGVAKIRSLVGSRRKRLALLRQQQPSGADGDDEEGTAERNPNVVGLDDSEDSSSGDESDKFEKPYDEEKAKEVPKQESAIKEAVKEQVGKEIPKKVTKEPPKAEVAVPPVKQNQEVDRKPATYIHVERDAEVQAARLKLPILAEEQVIMETISENQITILAGETGSGKTTQIPQFLYEAGYGERGLIGITEPRRVAAISMSKRVAHEMNLPTDVVSYLIRYEGNVTDRTKIKFMTDGVLLKEIEVDFLLSKYSCVILDEAHERSVYTDILMGLLSRIVRLRAKRGTNPLRLIIMSATLRVCDFTENRKLFLDTPPVINIDSRQYPVTVHFSKTTPADYLREAFLKTVKIHTRLPEGGILIFLTGQKEVNTMVRKLRKMFPPVKSTDETVDGKRTPDAATDDRTEEDEEFDNILRGKKARKKASSTKKRKNPSVTIPRLPQIDLDAYELPHADDTEADLHEDDHSSDSELDEDGLDGDDDEANLLDGGDLAEDLGISELKRNQPLWVLPLYSMLPPDKQQRIFKPPPEGSRLCVVATNVAETSLTIPDIKYVVDSGRQKTKLYDKTTGVTAFVVTFTSKASANQRAGRAGRVAPGHCYRLYSSAVFNDEFVDFAPPEVQQKPVDGLVLQMKCMGIDKVVNFPFPSPPDREQLVGAEQRLLQLEALEEITTRTTLKGGTGESRTQTITRVTELGRTMAAFPVAPRFGKILALSHQHALLPYAICLVAALSVQEVLEEVGLTEDDASESSKLWRQKRKAWAGAGESLLLGDPMILLKAVGAAEHANSKGNLEAFCTENGIRLKAIKEIRKLRVQLTNEVNANLREMSLTVDPDMPPPTVTQMRLLRQLLLIGMSDRIARKLPESEIKLKADIRRLRHAYNLPMIDEPVFLHAASVLRKELPEWVCFQEAFETTVSIGEAAQSKTFIRGITAIEPEWLPKFVPNVCNIVDVLEEPQPPTYNATNDTIECYVKATIGKTSWPLPASLVEMPRNMLRCKHLLKFFLSGSMFKKLKPFRKSLLSSPDSVLKQYSCSIPRIDAALKVLLANEVYNAARFSELWNVDSKFFLQEYQEFLPVSCHDDIARWWPPKK; this is encoded by the exons atgggTAAAAGAAGATTCAACGAAAAAGGTCGCCGCCAGGTGGAAACCATCATCGATAATACAGAAaccaaaaag ATAAAACTAGACTTTGCTCCAGCCAGCGACGAGTATGGTGGCGCCGATGATGCGAACGCGCTGGTGTTGCCCTCGAAAAAACGTGCGACGAAGGTGAAAAAGGATACCACGGTTGTCACGAGAATTTTGTCGaaaaaacaacgcaaacgCCTAGAAAAGATCGTGgatcaaaagaaaaagaaggaaaaccgaTCATCACTGATCGCGTCgctggtgcaggtgcaggCAACGAAGGAAGAGCTGACCGGCTTCCGAAAGCTGAGCGAGATCCAAACCAAAGGGCTGAAGCAGCACTTTAAGGAGCAAAAGTATGGCGTGACGGTTGTGGAAAAGGTACGCGGATCACGTACGGCGGGTGTGGCGAAGATTCGCAGTTTGGTTGGCAGTCGGCGAAAACGGTTAGCCCTTTTACGCCAACAACAGCCCTCAGGggccgatggtgatgatgaggaggggACAGCTGAACGGAATCCGAATGTGGTGGGATTAGACGACAGCGAAGACTCTTCTAGCGGTGATGAGTCGGATAAGTTCGAGAAGCCCTACGATGaggagaaagcaaaagaagttCCCAAGCAGGAGAGCGCAATCAAGGAAGCGGTAAAAGAACAGGTTGGTAAGGAGATACCGAAGAAGGTGACAAAAGAACCGCCTAAAGCTGAAGTCGCAGTTCCGCcagtgaaacaaaaccaagAGGTTGACCGTAAACCGGCCACGTACATACACGTCGAACGAGATGCCGAGGTACAGGCGGCACGTCTCAAGCTCCCGATACTGGCGGAAGAGCAGGTGATCATGGAAACGATAagtgaaaatcaaatcaccATTTTGGCCGGTGAAACGGGCAGCGGTAAAACGACGCAAATACCGCAATTTCTCTACGAGGCCGGTTACGGCGAGCGAGGGCTAATCGGTATCACGGAACCACGCCGTGTCGCTGCCATTTCCATGTCGAAACGTGTCGCACACGAAATGAACCTACCGACCGATGTCGTATCGTATCTGATCCGTTACGAGGGCAATGTGACGGACCGGACCAAGATTAAGTTCATGACGGACGGTGTACTGCTGAAGGAGATTGAAGTGGATTTTCTGCTTAGCAAATACTCCTGCGTCATACTGGACGAGGCGCATGAGCGTAGCGTCTACACCGACATCCTGATGGGATTGCTGTCGCGTATCGTTCGACTGCGTGCCAAACGTGGAACAAACCCGTTGCGACTCATCATCATGTCGGCCACGTTGCGCGTGTGCGACTTTACCGAAAACCGCAAACTGTTCCTTGATACACCGCCGGTCATTAATATCGATTCACGCCAGTACCCTGTCACGGTACACTTCAGCAAGACGACACCGGCCGATTATCTGCGCGAAGCGTTCCTGAAGACGGTCAAAATTCACACCCGGCTACCGGAGGGTGGTATTCTAATCTTCCTTACCGGTCAAAAGGAGGTGAACACGATGGTACGCAAGCTGCGTAAAATGTTTCCTCCTGTAAAATCCACCGATGAGACCGTCGATGGTAAACGAACGCCCGATGCTGCAACGGATGATCGTAccgaggaagacgaagagtTTGATAATATTTTGCGCGGCAAGAAGGCACGCAAGAAGGCCAGTTCGAcgaaaaaacgcaaaaatccATCGGTCACCATTCCGCGGCTCCCGCAGATCGATCTGGATGCGTACGAACTGCCGCACGCCGACGATACGGAAGCCGATCTGCACGAGGACGATCACTCAAGCGACAGTGAGCTGGATGAGGATGGActggatggcgatgatgacgaggcgAACTTGTTGGACGGAGGAGATCTGGCTGAAGATCTGGGCATATCGGAGCTAAAGCGGAACCAACCACTTTGGGTACTGCCACTGTACTCGATGTTGCCACCGgataagcagcagcgcatCTTCAAACCTCCACCGGAAGGTTCGCGTCTGTGCGTGGTAGCTACCAATGTGGCCGAAACATCGCTCACGATACCCGACATCAAGTACGTGGTCGATAGTGGCCGCCAGAAGACGAAACTCTACGACAAAACGACCGGTGTGACCGCGTTCGTCGTGACGTTCACGAGCAAAGCTTCGGCCAATCAACGGGCCGGACGTGCTGGACGTGTCGCACCGGGTCACTGCTATCGGCTGTACTCGAGCGCCGTGTTCAACGATGAGTTTGTAGATTTCGCACCGCCCGAGGTACAGCAGAAACCGGTCGATGGGCTGGTGCTGCAGATGAAGTGTATGGGGATCGATAAGGTCGTTAACTTTCCCTTTCCATCGCCGCCCGACCGAGAGCAGCTCGTGGGGGCCGAACAGCGCCTATTGCAGTTGGAGGCACTCGAGGAAATTACGACACGGACAACGCTTAAGGGAGGGACCGGTGAATCCCGCACGCAAACGATCACGCGTGTCACTGAGCTGGGTCGCACGATGGCCGCCTTTCCGGTGGCACCACGCTTTGGTAAGATACTGGCCCTAAGCCATCAGCATGCGCTGTTACCGTACGCCATTTGCCTCGTGGCCGCTCTCTCCGTACAGGAGGTGCTCGAAGAGGTCGGTCTGACGGAGGATGATGCCTCGGAAAGCAGCAAGCTGTGGCGTCAGAAGCGTAAGGCTTGGGCTGGCGCCGGCGaatcgctgctgctcggtgatcCGATGATTCTCCTGAAGGCCGTCGGTGCGGCGGAACACGCAAACAGTAAGGGTAATCTCGAAGCATTCTGTACAGAGAATGGCATTCGTCTGAAGGCGATCAAGGAAATCCGGAAGCTGCGCGTACAGCTCACCAACGAGGTCAATGCAAACCTGCGCGAGATGTCGCTTACGGTCGATCCGGATatgccaccaccgaccgtcaCGCAAATGCGCCTGCTTCGtcagttgctgctgatcggtaTGAGCGATCGTATCGCTCGCAAACTGCCCGAGAGTGAGATAAAGCTGAAGGCCGATATCAGGCGGTTACGGCATGCATACAATCTACCGATGATCGATGAGCCCGTCTTTCTGCATGCAGCTTCCGTATTGCGGAAAGAGTTGCCCGAGTGGGTTTGCTTTCAGGAGGCCTTCGAAACGACGGTATCCATCGGAGAGGCTGCTCAATCGAAAACGTTTATCCGCGGCATCACGGCGATCGAACCGGAATGGTTGCCGAAGTTTGTACCGAATGTGTGCAATATTGTGGATGTACTGGAAGAACCACAACCTCCGACGTACAACGCGACCAACGATACTATCGAGTGTTATGTGAAGGCAACGATCGGCAAAACGAGCTGGCCGTTACCGGCCTCACTGGTGGAGATGCCAAGAAATATGCTGCGCTGCAA ACATTTGTTAAAATTCTTCCTATCGGGATCGATGTTCAAAAAATTGAAACCGTTCCGCAAATCACTCCTCTCGTCGCCCGATTCGGTTTTGAAGCAATATTCCTGCTCGATACCGCGTATAGATGCCGCCCTTAAAGTGTTGCTAGCGAACGAGGTTTACAATGCGGCACGCTTTTCCGAGCTGTGGAATGTGGACTCGAAAT TTTTCCTTCAGGAGTATCAAGAGTTTCTGCCAGTGTCCTGTCACGATGACATTGCcagatggtggccaccgaaaaagtGA
- the LOC125958622 gene encoding gamma-aminobutyric acid receptor-associated protein produces the protein MLCARKKRELRRAFFSSEFQSSKSEHQVQTVTKTILRILIAKMKFQYKEEHPFEKRKAEGDKIRRKYPDRVPVIVEKAPKARIDDLDKKKYLVPSDLTVGQFYFLIRKRIHLRPEDALFFFVNNVIPPTSATMGSLYHEHHEEDYFLYIAYSDENVYGGGSN, from the exons ATGCTGtgtgcaagaaaaaaaagagaactGCGCAGAGCGTTTTTCAGCAGCGAGTTTCAGTCAAGTAAAAGCGAACACCAAGTGCAAACAGTAACTAAAACCATTCTACGCATTTTGATagcgaaaatgaaattccAGTACAAGGAAGAGCACCCGTTCGAGAAGCGGAAGGCCGAGGGTGACAAAATCAGGCGCAAATATCCGGATCGTGTGCCC GTCATTGTGGAGAAGGCCCCGAAGGCCCGAATTGACGATCTCGACAAGAAGAAGTATCTCGTCCCATCCGATCTGACCGTTGGACAGTTTTACTTCCTCATCCGCAAGCGAATCCATCTACGTCCGGAAGACGCACTGTTCTTCTTTGTCAACAACGTCATCCCGCCAACGTCGGCCACCATGGGCTCGCTGTACCACGAGCATCATGAGGAGGACTACTTCCTGTACATTGCCTACTCCGACGAGAACGtatacggtggtggtagcaactAG
- the LOC125958416 gene encoding 5'-AMP-activated protein kinase catalytic subunit alpha-2-like encodes MSDKGGQSAGGTTAQPLVKIGHYILGATLGTGSFGKVKIGEHQVTKHKVAVKILNRQKIKSLDVVGKIRREIQNLKLFRHPHIIKLYQVISTPTDIFMIMEYVSGGELFDYIVNNGKLQESEARRFFQQIISGVDYCHRHMIVHRDLKPENLLLDHNRHVKIADFGLSNMMLDGEFLRTSCGSPNYAAPEVISGKLYAGPEVDIWSCGVILYALLCGTLPFDDEHVPTLFRKIKSGVFPIPEYLNKQVVSLLCQMLQVDPLKRATVEEIKKHEWFQKELPAYLFPSPVEQDSSVIDTNAVREVCDKFGVKEHEVHNALLSGDPHDQLAIAYHLIIDNKRIADEAAKAELKEFYVAGSPPASVPDNRFGQPQTAANAAAQAAGATGASAQNEPFKSPSIHPERIAPLRDRPAGPTMATSLPSPAALTNLAQQQAAGVPIDKHRGTPVKRAKWHLGIRSQSKPNDIMLEVYRAMKALNFEWKIINPYHVRVRKYNERNEKHVKMSLQLYQVDPKNYLLDFKSLTNEEVEQGDDVIMESLTPPPPVGFGGMGIPSAHQPSGHHTMEFFEMCGALIAQLAR; translated from the exons ATGAGTGATAAGGGTGGCCAATCGGCGGGAGGTACGACGGCCCAGCCGTTGGTCAAGATCGGACACTACATTCTCGGTGCCACGCTCGGCACGGGATCGTTCGGAAAGGTCAAGATCGGTGAGCACCAGGTGACGAAGCACAAGGTGGCGGTTAAGATATTGAATCGCCAGAAGATCAAGAGTCTCGATGTGGTGGGCAAGATCCGGCGTGAAATCCAGAATCTGAAGCTCTTCCGCCATCCGCACATCATCAAGCTGTACCAGGTTATTTCGACACCGACCGATATCTTTATGATTATGGAGTATGTCAGCGGGGGCGAGCTGTTCGATTACATCGTCAACAATGGGAAGCTGCAGGAATCGGAGGCACGCCGGTTCTTCCAGCAGATCATTTCCGGCGTAGACTACTGCCATCGCCACATGATCGTGCATCGGGATCTGAAACCGGAAAACCTGTTGCTCGATCACAATCGTCACGTAAAG ATTGCTGACTTTGGCCTTTCAAACATGATGTTGGATGGAGAGTTCCTGCGAACGTCGTGCGGCTCGCCGAACTATGCTGCCCCGGAGGTCATCTCGGGCAAGCTGTACGCCGGACCGGAGGTCGACATCTGGTCATGCGGAGTCATCCTGTACGCACTGCTCTGTGGTACGCTGCCGTTCGATGATGAGCACGTTCCGACGCTTTTCCGCAAGATCAAATCTGGCGTATTCCCCATTCCGGAGTATCTCAACAAACAGGTCGTCAGCTTGCTGTGCCAGATGTTGCAGGTGGATCCGCTGAAACGTGCCACGGTCGAGGAGATCAAGAAGCACGAATGGTTCCAGAAGGAACTACCGGCGTACCTGTTCCCTTCGCCGGTCGAACAGGATAGCAGCGTGATCGACACGAACGCGGTGCGTGAGGTGTGCGACAAGTTTGGGGTGAAGGAACACGAGGTACACAATGCGTTGCTTAGCGGAGATCCACACGATcagctcgcgatcgcgtaccATCTCATCATCGACAACAAGCGTATCGCGGACGAAGCGGCCAAGGCCGAGCTGAAAGAGTTTTACGTCGCCGGCAGTCCTCCCGCATCAGTGCCGGATAACAGATTCGGTCAGCCGCAAACGGCGGCCAACGCAGCGGCACAAGCGGCCGGCGCTACCGGGGCCTCCGCACAGAATGAACCCTTCAAATCTCCCTCGATCCACCCGGAACGGATTGCACCGCTACGGGATCGCCCGGCTGGCccaacgatggccaccagCCTACCAAGTCCGGCAGCACTTACCAATCTagcccagcagcaggcagccgGTGTGCCGATCGATAAGCATCGCGGTACACCGGTGAAGCGTGCCAAGTGGCATCTCGGCATAAGATCACAGTCGAAACCGAACGATATCATGCTCGAGGTGTATCGGGCGATGAAGGCGCTGAACTTCGAATGGAAAATCATTAACCCGTACCACGTCCGCGTCCGTAAGTACAACGAGCGTAACGAGAAGCATGTTAAGATGTCACTACAGCTGTACCAGGTCGATCCGAAGAACTATCTGCTGGATTTCAAATCACTCACGAACGAGGAGGTCGAGCAGGGTGACGATGTGATTATGGAAAGCTTGactccaccgccgccggtcggtttcggtggtaTGGGCATTCCATCGGCACACCAACCGAGCGGACACCATACGATGGAGTTTTTCGAAATGTGCGGTGCCTTGATAGCCCAGCTGGCTCGCTAA